In one window of Holophagales bacterium DNA:
- a CDS encoding CsbD family protein: MREQEIKGKVKKAKGKVKEAVGILSGNKKMEREGSAQRAAGAVQEGLGKARTEVGKALKKIGDAISG; the protein is encoded by the coding sequence ATGAGAGAGCAGGAGATCAAGGGGAAAGTGAAGAAGGCGAAGGGAAAGGTGAAGGAAGCCGTCGGCATCCTCTCCGGGAACAAGAAGATGGAACGCGAAGGCTCGGCCCAGCGCGCCGCGGGCGCCGTGCAGGAGGGGCTCGGCAAGGCCCGCACGGAGGTCGGCAAGGCCCTGAAGAAGATCGGCGATGCCATCAGCGGATAG
- a CDS encoding sigma-54-dependent Fis family transcriptional regulator produces MKVLVVEDEPGAREALVELVKDLGYEVTAAPSVADAAAALSSFAPDVCITDLGLPDGDGLDVVRAAKAAERDCAVLVLTGKGSVRSAVEAMKAGAHDYLLKPLRTAHLKTTLAQLSEQHEAARGVLSAVPPDPAAAGGLAGMVGRSAPMVEVFRLLTRVARSNAPVLITGESGTGKEVAAETVHLLSRRAAQPFVALNCGAISPMLVESELFGHERGAFTGAERRRAGTFEMAHGGTLFLDEVSEMPLEVQVKFLRVLETRTFRRVGGTEELDMNVRLVTSSNRDLADAVRRDAFRSDLFYRLNVFPLRLPPLRDRKEDVPLLAAHFLSQIEEKEQHGFSSFEPRALEAFSGYGWPGNVRELKNAVHRAYVLSDPPAIQAEAAEAVLTDSGAAELHSIAGGDGAWPAVPIRVGETLQAVEKKLLTATLLAVSGDKRIAAELLGVSLKTIYNKLKEYQLEP; encoded by the coding sequence GTGAAGGTCCTCGTCGTCGAAGACGAGCCCGGGGCGCGCGAAGCGCTCGTCGAGCTCGTGAAGGACCTCGGCTACGAGGTGACCGCCGCGCCGTCCGTGGCGGACGCCGCGGCCGCGCTGAGCAGCTTTGCTCCGGACGTCTGCATCACCGACCTGGGCCTGCCCGACGGCGACGGTCTCGACGTGGTCAGGGCGGCGAAGGCGGCGGAGCGCGACTGCGCCGTCCTCGTCCTGACCGGGAAGGGCTCCGTGCGCTCCGCGGTCGAGGCGATGAAGGCCGGTGCCCACGATTACCTCCTGAAGCCCCTCCGCACCGCGCACCTCAAGACGACGCTGGCCCAGCTTTCCGAGCAGCACGAGGCGGCACGCGGCGTGCTTTCGGCGGTGCCTCCCGATCCCGCCGCAGCCGGGGGCCTCGCCGGAATGGTGGGCCGCTCCGCCCCCATGGTGGAGGTGTTCCGCCTCCTCACCCGCGTGGCCCGCTCGAACGCGCCCGTGCTGATCACGGGGGAAAGCGGCACGGGAAAGGAAGTCGCCGCCGAGACGGTGCATCTCCTGTCCCGCCGCGCGGCCCAGCCCTTCGTCGCCCTCAACTGCGGGGCGATCTCGCCCATGCTCGTCGAGAGCGAGCTGTTCGGGCACGAGCGAGGAGCGTTCACCGGCGCCGAACGGCGCCGGGCGGGAACGTTCGAGATGGCCCACGGCGGGACGCTCTTCCTCGACGAGGTCTCGGAGATGCCCCTCGAGGTGCAGGTGAAGTTCCTGCGCGTCCTGGAGACCCGCACCTTCCGGCGGGTCGGCGGAACCGAGGAGCTGGACATGAACGTCCGGCTCGTGACGAGCTCCAACCGGGACCTCGCCGACGCGGTGCGCCGCGACGCGTTTCGCTCCGACCTCTTCTACCGCCTGAACGTCTTTCCCCTCCGCCTTCCGCCGCTGCGCGACCGGAAGGAGGACGTGCCCCTCCTCGCGGCCCACTTCCTCTCCCAGATCGAGGAGAAGGAGCAGCACGGCTTCTCGTCCTTCGAGCCCCGCGCGCTCGAGGCGTTCTCCGGCTACGGATGGCCCGGCAACGTGCGCGAGCTGAAGAACGCCGTCCACAGGGCTTACGTCCTCAGTGACCCGCCCGCGATCCAGGCGGAGGCAGCGGAAGCCGTCCTGACCGACTCGGGCGCCGCCGAGCTCCACTCCATCGCGGGAGGCGACGGCGCCTGGCCCGCGGTGCCGATCCGCGTCGGCGAGACCCTTCAGGCGGTCGAGAAGAAGCTCCTCACCGCCACGCTCCTCGCCGTGAGCGGAGACAAACGCATCGCGGCCGAGCTTCTCGGCGTCAGCCTGAAGACGATCTACAACAAGCTCAAGGAGTACCAGCTCGAGCCCTAG
- a CDS encoding GlsB/YeaQ/YmgE family stress response membrane protein, protein MSIPGLLLLLLIAAVCGAIGSAIGGGSRGGLLVSIVLGFIGALLGSWIAREMKLPEPFVLRAAGQAFPILWSIVGSALFVALVHLFSRRR, encoded by the coding sequence ATCTCCATACCGGGTCTTCTCCTCCTCCTTCTCATCGCCGCGGTCTGCGGGGCCATCGGCAGCGCCATCGGTGGCGGGAGCCGGGGCGGGCTCCTCGTCTCCATCGTCCTCGGGTTCATCGGCGCGCTGCTCGGCTCCTGGATCGCGCGAGAGATGAAGCTCCCCGAGCCGTTCGTCCTCCGGGCCGCAGGCCAGGCCTTTCCGATCCTCTGGTCGATCGTCGGGTCCGCCCTGTTCGTCGCCCTCGTCCACCTCTTCAGCCGCCGGCGGTGA
- a CDS encoding ferritin-like domain-containing protein, with protein MNGQLPKPTDHLNALLRVELAAVLAYQHALRSVGGRLGDDSGRLRDLADGHRRNVAALQVCIRRLGGVPDLASGAAWSSFTLLQDELSVQQLLDAEECGLADYNAALPALEGDVRELVLKELIPRQRLHVATLSRLLLDVCAA; from the coding sequence ATGAACGGGCAGCTCCCGAAGCCGACCGACCACCTGAATGCCCTCCTCCGCGTGGAGCTGGCTGCGGTCCTCGCCTACCAGCACGCGCTTCGTTCGGTGGGCGGTCGGCTCGGGGACGACTCCGGCAGGCTTCGCGACCTGGCCGACGGCCACCGGCGAAACGTCGCGGCGCTGCAGGTCTGCATTCGCAGGCTCGGGGGCGTACCGGACCTCGCGTCGGGCGCGGCCTGGAGCTCCTTCACCCTTCTCCAGGACGAGCTCTCCGTCCAGCAGCTGCTCGACGCCGAGGAGTGCGGCCTCGCCGACTACAACGCCGCGCTGCCCGCCCTCGAGGGCGACGTCCGCGAGCTGGTCTTGAAGGAGCTCATCCCGCGACAGCGGCTCCACGTCGCGACCCTCTCGCGACTCCTGCTCGACGTCTGCGCGGCCTGA
- a CDS encoding response regulator: protein MDEGIVMRLRDLVARMPVPIEVDWANSFDAGFSRMTSTRYDVHLVGEDLGKRSGIDLMRGYNEAGGVAPVLLVGTSDDRALDLRGMENGAAGFLAVGPMDPDLLERSIRYAVEARRQEVVLRHAREELQESVDERTTSLETMNAALAAEVAERRKAEQKLREVDRRKNEFLATLAHELRNPLAPIGHATEILSRVGNGDEDQARAAEARHVIERQVSHMVRLIDDLLDISRISHGKVGMRPERVAISDVVKSALESTRPVLTSRRHALDVALPQVPVYLQGDPIRLTQILTNLLSNAAWYTEPGGRVRVEAAREGETVAVRVIDSGIGIEANALGHVFTLFGQGAQVTAVEHGGLGIGLALAKQLAELHGGSLTAASDGPGKGSTFTLRIPLEGSAATHHEDPPPAPLATVTPRRILVVDDNVDAARTLAEILELDGHEAHVAHDGPSAVESARRLRPDVAILDIGLPGFSGLEVARRLRADPSLAGLFLVALSGWVQPEDLVQSRDAGFDHHLAKPVGATTLERLLALADGLRPEA, encoded by the coding sequence ATGGACGAAGGAATCGTCATGCGGCTGCGCGACCTGGTCGCTCGGATGCCGGTTCCGATAGAGGTGGACTGGGCGAACTCGTTCGACGCCGGTTTCAGCCGGATGACCTCGACCCGGTACGACGTCCACCTCGTGGGCGAGGATCTGGGAAAGCGGTCCGGCATCGACCTGATGCGTGGCTACAACGAAGCCGGGGGCGTGGCGCCCGTCCTCCTCGTGGGAACCTCCGACGACAGGGCCCTGGACCTGCGGGGGATGGAGAACGGAGCCGCGGGTTTCCTCGCCGTCGGCCCGATGGACCCCGACCTCCTCGAGCGTTCGATCCGTTACGCCGTCGAGGCCCGTCGCCAGGAGGTCGTGCTGCGGCACGCCCGCGAGGAGCTCCAGGAGAGCGTCGACGAGCGCACGACGAGCCTCGAGACGATGAACGCCGCGCTCGCCGCCGAGGTGGCAGAACGGCGGAAGGCCGAGCAGAAGCTCCGGGAGGTCGACCGCAGGAAGAACGAATTCCTGGCGACGCTCGCCCACGAGCTGCGCAATCCCCTCGCGCCGATCGGGCACGCGACGGAGATCCTGTCCCGCGTGGGAAACGGGGACGAGGACCAGGCGCGCGCCGCCGAGGCCCGGCACGTGATCGAGCGACAGGTCTCGCACATGGTCCGTCTCATCGACGACCTCCTCGACATATCGAGGATCTCGCACGGGAAGGTCGGCATGAGGCCGGAGCGCGTCGCCATCAGCGACGTCGTGAAGAGCGCGCTGGAGTCCACGCGCCCGGTCCTGACCAGCCGGCGGCACGCGCTCGACGTGGCGCTGCCCCAGGTGCCGGTATACCTGCAGGGCGACCCCATACGACTCACGCAGATCCTCACCAACCTCCTGTCGAACGCGGCCTGGTACACCGAGCCCGGTGGCAGAGTCCGCGTGGAGGCGGCCCGCGAGGGAGAGACCGTTGCCGTGCGCGTGATCGACTCCGGCATCGGCATCGAGGCGAACGCGCTGGGGCACGTCTTCACGCTCTTCGGCCAGGGCGCGCAGGTCACCGCCGTCGAGCACGGCGGGCTCGGAATCGGCCTGGCGCTCGCGAAGCAGCTCGCGGAGCTCCACGGGGGCTCGCTCACCGCGGCCAGCGACGGTCCGGGCAAGGGAAGCACGTTCACGCTGCGCATCCCCCTGGAGGGAAGCGCCGCGACGCATCACGAGGATCCGCCGCCGGCGCCCCTGGCAACCGTCACGCCGCGACGTATCCTGGTGGTGGACGACAACGTCGACGCCGCGAGGACTCTCGCCGAGATCCTGGAGCTGGACGGGCACGAGGCCCACGTCGCGCACGACGGTCCCTCGGCGGTCGAGAGCGCCCGTCGGCTTCGACCCGACGTCGCGATCCTCGACATCGGGCTTCCAGGCTTCAGCGGACTCGAGGTGGCGCGGCGCCTTCGGGCCGATCCGTCCCTCGCGGGCCTGTTCCTCGTGGCTCTCTCCGGCTGGGTCCAGCCGGAGGACCTCGTCCAATCGCGCGACGCCGGGTTCGACCACCACCTGGCCAAGCCGGTCGGCGCGACGACGCTCGAGCGGCTGCTCGCGCTCGCGGACGGGCTGCGGCCGGAGGCCTGA
- a CDS encoding alpha/beta hydrolase: MGSLSTRDGTQIHYKDWGTGAPLVFSHGWPLSSDSWEAQMLFLASNGYRCIAHDRRGHGRSSQPWNGNDMDTYADDLSELIETLDLEGATLIGFSAGGGEVARYIGRHGTKRVARAALVAAVPPLMLKTDANPGGLSREAFDKIRLGCLADRSQFYRDLASGPFFGANRPGAKVSRGMIDAFWLQGMQAGHRNTFECIEAFSETDFTRDLEKFDVPTLVIHGDDDQIVPIGASALLSSKLVPKATLKVYPGAPHGLAYTHRDQLNADLLAFLRS; encoded by the coding sequence ATGGGTTCACTGTCGACGAGAGACGGCACGCAGATCCATTACAAGGACTGGGGCACGGGCGCGCCCCTGGTGTTCAGCCACGGCTGGCCCCTCAGCTCGGACAGCTGGGAAGCCCAGATGCTCTTCCTGGCCTCCAACGGCTACCGCTGCATCGCCCACGACCGCAGGGGTCACGGCCGTTCGAGCCAGCCGTGGAACGGCAACGACATGGACACCTACGCCGACGACCTGTCGGAGCTCATCGAGACGCTCGACCTCGAAGGCGCCACCCTGATCGGCTTCTCCGCCGGCGGCGGCGAGGTGGCCCGCTACATCGGCCGCCACGGCACGAAACGCGTCGCCAGGGCCGCCCTGGTCGCCGCCGTCCCGCCGCTGATGCTGAAGACCGACGCCAATCCCGGGGGCCTCTCGCGCGAGGCGTTCGACAAGATCCGCCTCGGCTGCCTCGCCGACCGCTCGCAGTTCTACAGGGACCTCGCGAGCGGCCCGTTCTTCGGGGCCAACAGGCCGGGCGCGAAGGTCTCGCGGGGGATGATCGACGCGTTCTGGCTCCAGGGGATGCAGGCCGGCCACCGGAACACCTTCGAGTGCATCGAAGCTTTCTCCGAGACCGATTTCACCCGGGATCTGGAAAAGTTCGACGTGCCGACGCTGGTCATTCATGGCGACGACGACCAGATCGTGCCGATCGGCGCTTCCGCCCTCCTTTCGTCGAAGCTCGTCCCGAAGGCGACCCTGAAGGTCTACCCGGGTGCGCCGCACGGCCTCGCCTACACCCACAGGGACCAGCTGAACGCCGATCTGCTCGCGTTCCTGAGGTCGTGA
- a CDS encoding DUF748 domain-containing protein, which produces MTKLPAPLRLAQRSLKVALPLVLLVLAASFFVDEPLRRSIERRMNDRLPGYDVRLPKLRVHVFSFSIALEGLTVRQKAHPEPPVLHIERLTTSIHWRALLSARLVADVLLVRPRVDMDLVQLREEVKDGVPVNERGWQEALQEVTLLKIDLFRVEDGTVTYVDADAARPIRLTSLRIRANDIRNVKSKPDVYPSPIHAEATLFGSGRGTLDGHANFLAEPYPGFRALFRLDAVPLDALSLPVRSHTSFVLAGGILAAAGDLETSPAVRNLRLSKLSLSGVTLDYVQAKAGSAEPSAAATPPPATAAAKAKGPPPPEPEWAIRMDKILISSSELGFVNRATDPGYRAYFSRLDGSISDLGNHASGARAYYDLRGRFLGSGETKLTGSFREGSENPDFDANLRIESTDMTLMNDLLRSYGKFDVVAGRFSFYSELKARDGNIEGYVKPLFKGMDVYDRRQDRDKSVFRKGYEMLVGGVAGLLRNSERKQVATVATVSGRLDEPDTSGWQIAVRLVGNAFFQSILPGFDRELERLPAKGKKDEKRSAPGAPVPAAGTPSPVPG; this is translated from the coding sequence ATGACGAAGCTCCCGGCGCCCCTTCGTCTCGCGCAACGGTCTCTCAAGGTCGCGCTCCCCCTGGTGCTGCTCGTCCTCGCAGCGTCGTTCTTCGTGGACGAACCCCTCCGCCGCAGTATCGAGCGCCGGATGAACGACAGGCTCCCGGGCTACGACGTCCGCCTTCCGAAGCTGCGCGTGCACGTCTTCTCGTTCTCGATCGCGCTCGAGGGCCTCACGGTGAGGCAGAAGGCGCACCCCGAGCCCCCGGTTCTCCACATCGAGCGCCTGACGACGAGCATTCACTGGCGCGCGCTGCTTTCGGCCCGTCTCGTAGCGGACGTCCTCCTGGTACGGCCCCGCGTCGACATGGACCTCGTCCAGCTGCGAGAAGAGGTGAAGGACGGGGTCCCCGTGAACGAACGGGGCTGGCAGGAGGCGCTCCAGGAGGTCACCCTCCTGAAGATCGATCTCTTCCGGGTCGAGGACGGCACGGTCACCTACGTCGACGCCGACGCGGCTCGTCCCATTCGCCTGACCTCCCTTCGGATACGGGCAAACGACATCCGGAACGTGAAGTCGAAGCCCGACGTCTACCCGTCGCCCATTCACGCCGAGGCCACGCTCTTCGGGTCGGGCCGCGGCACTCTCGACGGTCACGCCAACTTTCTGGCCGAGCCCTACCCGGGCTTTCGCGCCCTCTTTCGCCTCGACGCGGTTCCTCTCGACGCGCTTTCCCTGCCGGTCCGATCGCACACGTCTTTCGTTCTCGCGGGCGGAATCCTCGCCGCAGCAGGGGACCTGGAAACCTCCCCGGCGGTGCGGAATCTCCGGCTCTCGAAGCTCTCGCTGTCGGGCGTGACGCTGGACTACGTGCAGGCGAAGGCCGGGTCCGCCGAGCCGAGCGCCGCGGCGACGCCTCCGCCCGCGACGGCGGCGGCGAAAGCGAAGGGGCCGCCGCCGCCGGAGCCGGAGTGGGCCATCCGGATGGACAAGATCCTGATCTCGTCGAGCGAGCTCGGCTTCGTGAATCGCGCGACGGACCCGGGGTACCGCGCGTACTTCTCCCGGCTCGACGGCTCGATCTCGGACCTCGGAAACCACGCGTCGGGGGCTCGGGCGTACTACGACCTCAGGGGGCGGTTCCTCGGAAGCGGAGAGACCAAGCTCACCGGGTCCTTTCGGGAGGGCTCCGAGAACCCCGATTTCGACGCGAACCTGAGGATCGAAAGCACCGACATGACGCTCATGAACGACCTGCTCCGGTCCTACGGGAAGTTCGACGTGGTCGCCGGCAGATTCTCGTTCTACTCCGAGCTGAAGGCCCGGGACGGCAACATCGAGGGCTACGTCAAGCCGCTGTTCAAGGGAATGGACGTCTACGACCGGAGGCAGGACCGGGACAAGTCGGTCTTCCGCAAGGGCTACGAGATGCTGGTCGGCGGCGTCGCCGGGCTCCTGAGGAACAGCGAGAGGAAGCAGGTGGCGACGGTGGCGACCGTCTCCGGGCGCCTCGACGAGCCGGACACGAGCGGCTGGCAGATTGCGGTTCGCCTCGTCGGGAACGCCTTCTTCCAGTCGATCCTGCCCGGTTTCGACCGCGAGCTGGAGCGCCTGCCGGCCAAGGGGAAGAAGGATGAGAAACGTTCCGCTCCCGGCGCGCCCGTTCCCGCCGCCGGGACGCCGTCGCCCGTTCCCGGATGA
- a CDS encoding PAS domain S-box protein, with protein sequence MAAASLGTVLSTLAFVHLLPRSALHRPESTGSLETRNLPELQEETNRALRNTNHALQISEARLAVTLHSIGDAVIATDAEGRVTLLNPLAEKLTGWTQAEAAARPAAEVFRIVDRDTRQPSPFPLEESLAHGTHQRLAKHTVLIGRDGSERPIADSCAPIRDPAGQVVGAVLVFRDVTEEAAAQSALRDSAGVLQTILDTVADGIITLSADGGVVETVNPAVERMFGYAADELLGRHLSLLITELSRDHDGRPRERLSAIDEAYASGLGREVVGHRKDGSLFPVDITVREMSLRGKRCFAGILRDLSRRRQAEDALLKAGALQNAIFNSANFSSIATDEKGVIQIFNVGAERMLGYAAADVLNKITPADISDPLELIARAESLSKELETPIQPGFDALVFKASRGIEDIYELTYLRKDGSRLPAVVSVTALRDAQDAVIGYLLIGTDNTARKQVEAEQERLGQRLRDHQFYTRSLFEANIDALMTTDPGGIITDVNNQMEALSGCTREELIGAPFKRYFTDPARAEASIKLVLSEKKVTNYELTARSRDGRDTVVSFNATTFYDRDRRLQGVFAAARDVTERKRLDQALQDKNVELESARAVAERANLAKSEFLSSMSHELRSPLNAILGFAQLMESDSQPPSPAQTESIAQILQAGWHLLTLIDEILDLAKVESGRVPLSREPVSLAEVLLECEGMLEPQAQQRHVRMTFPRLDAQVFVSADRTRVKQVLINLLSNAIKYNVREGTVAVTVAGSAPGPIRVSIGDSGKGLTPEQLPQLFQAFQRLGQEGGAEEGTGIGLVVAKRLVELMGGTIGVESEVGVGSVFWFELESAPAPHFHAAAADAAPPEKRTDSGTFRLHTLLYVEDNPANLKLVQQIIARRPDIRLLTAVDGLSGVATALSSRPDVILMDINLPGINGFEALDLLRSNPGTACIPVIALSAGAMPSAVRQGESAGFFRYMTKPIRVREFLATLDLALDLVAARSAEGP encoded by the coding sequence ATGGCCGCCGCCTCCCTGGGCACGGTGCTGTCGACCCTCGCGTTCGTGCACCTCCTCCCCAGGAGCGCCCTGCACCGCCCGGAGAGCACCGGCTCTCTCGAGACACGGAACCTGCCCGAACTCCAGGAGGAGACGAACAGGGCCCTGCGCAACACCAACCACGCCCTGCAGATCAGCGAGGCGAGGCTTGCCGTCACGCTCCACTCCATCGGCGACGCCGTCATCGCCACCGATGCCGAGGGTCGGGTGACGCTCCTGAATCCGCTTGCCGAAAAGCTCACCGGCTGGACGCAGGCCGAGGCCGCCGCGCGGCCGGCGGCCGAGGTCTTCCGCATCGTCGACCGCGACACCCGTCAACCCTCCCCGTTCCCCCTCGAGGAATCCCTCGCGCATGGCACGCACCAGCGCCTGGCGAAGCACACGGTCCTGATCGGGCGAGACGGGAGCGAGCGTCCGATCGCGGACAGCTGCGCACCGATTCGCGACCCTGCCGGTCAGGTGGTCGGCGCCGTGCTGGTGTTCCGCGACGTCACCGAGGAAGCGGCGGCGCAGAGCGCCCTTCGGGACAGCGCCGGTGTGCTCCAGACGATCCTGGATACCGTCGCGGACGGCATCATCACCCTCTCGGCCGACGGCGGCGTCGTCGAGACCGTCAACCCCGCGGTCGAGCGCATGTTCGGCTACGCCGCCGACGAGCTCCTCGGACGCCACCTCAGCCTGCTGATCACCGAGCTGAGCCGCGACCACGACGGCCGTCCCCGGGAGCGCCTCAGCGCGATCGACGAGGCGTACGCCAGCGGTCTCGGGCGGGAGGTCGTGGGTCACCGAAAGGACGGCAGCCTCTTCCCCGTGGACATCACCGTCCGCGAGATGTCGCTGCGCGGGAAACGGTGTTTCGCGGGCATCCTGCGTGACCTCAGCCGTCGCAGGCAGGCGGAGGACGCCCTGCTCAAGGCGGGCGCGCTGCAGAACGCCATCTTCAACAGCGCGAACTTCTCCAGCATCGCCACCGACGAGAAGGGCGTCATCCAGATCTTCAACGTCGGCGCCGAACGCATGCTCGGCTATGCGGCTGCCGACGTCCTGAACAAGATCACCCCGGCCGACATCTCCGATCCGCTGGAGTTGATCGCCCGCGCCGAGTCCCTCAGCAAGGAGCTCGAGACGCCGATCCAGCCGGGATTCGACGCCCTGGTCTTCAAGGCGTCCCGCGGCATCGAGGACATCTACGAGCTGACCTACCTCCGCAAGGACGGCAGTCGCCTGCCGGCCGTCGTGTCCGTCACCGCGCTCCGCGACGCCCAGGACGCCGTCATCGGCTACCTGCTGATCGGCACCGACAACACCGCGCGCAAGCAGGTGGAGGCGGAGCAGGAAAGGCTCGGTCAGCGCCTGCGCGACCACCAGTTCTACACGCGCTCGCTGTTCGAGGCCAACATCGACGCGCTCATGACGACCGATCCCGGCGGCATCATCACCGACGTCAACAATCAGATGGAGGCGCTCAGCGGTTGCACGCGCGAGGAGCTGATCGGCGCCCCGTTCAAGCGTTACTTCACCGACCCGGCCCGGGCCGAAGCGAGCATCAAGCTCGTGCTGAGCGAGAAGAAGGTCACGAACTACGAGCTCACCGCGCGCTCGAGGGACGGAAGGGATACGGTCGTGTCGTTCAACGCGACCACCTTCTACGATCGGGACAGGAGGCTGCAGGGCGTCTTCGCCGCTGCCCGCGACGTGACCGAGCGCAAGCGCCTGGACCAGGCGCTGCAGGACAAGAACGTCGAGCTGGAGAGCGCCCGGGCCGTGGCGGAACGGGCCAACCTCGCGAAGTCCGAGTTCCTCTCCAGCATGAGCCACGAGCTGCGCAGCCCGCTCAACGCGATCCTCGGTTTCGCGCAGCTGATGGAATCCGATTCGCAGCCGCCCTCCCCCGCCCAGACGGAAAGCATCGCCCAGATCCTCCAGGCGGGTTGGCACCTGCTGACGCTCATCGACGAGATCCTGGACCTCGCGAAGGTCGAATCCGGCCGGGTGCCGTTGTCGCGCGAGCCGGTGTCCCTCGCGGAGGTGTTGCTCGAGTGCGAGGGCATGCTCGAGCCGCAGGCGCAGCAGCGGCACGTCCGGATGACGTTTCCCCGGCTCGACGCGCAGGTCTTCGTCTCCGCCGACCGGACCCGCGTGAAGCAGGTCCTCATCAACCTCCTCTCCAACGCGATCAAGTACAACGTCCGGGAGGGCACGGTCGCCGTGACCGTCGCCGGATCGGCCCCGGGCCCCATTCGCGTGAGCATCGGGGACAGTGGCAAGGGACTGACCCCGGAGCAGCTGCCGCAGCTCTTCCAGGCATTCCAGCGGCTCGGCCAGGAAGGAGGCGCCGAGGAGGGCACGGGCATCGGTCTCGTCGTCGCCAAGCGGCTCGTCGAGCTGATGGGAGGCACCATCGGCGTGGAGAGCGAGGTCGGCGTGGGAAGCGTCTTCTGGTTCGAGCTGGAGTCCGCCCCCGCGCCGCACTTTCACGCGGCGGCGGCGGACGCCGCGCCGCCTGAGAAGCGGACGGACTCCGGCACCTTCCGGCTGCACACCCTGCTCTACGTCGAAGACAACCCCGCCAACCTGAAGCTGGTTCAGCAGATCATCGCGCGCCGTCCCGACATCCGTCTGCTGACCGCCGTGGACGGGTTGAGCGGCGTCGCGACGGCGCTCTCGTCCCGCCCGGACGTGATCCTGATGGACATCAACCTGCCCGGCATCAACGGTTTCGAGGCCCTGGACCTCCTTCGCTCCAACCCTGGCACGGCCTGTATCCCCGTCATCGCCCTCAGTGCGGGTGCGATGCCCAGCGCCGTCCGGCAGGGCGAGAGCGCCGGGTTCTTCCGTTACATGACCAAGCCCATCAGGGTCCGCGAGTTCCTGGCGACGCTCGACCTGGCGCTGGACCTCGTCGCGGCGCGCTCTGCGGAAGGGCCGTAG
- a CDS encoding response regulator, which produces MVNDSDVLGGKLLIVDDQAVNVLLLERMLGGAGYSSIASTTDPAEVCALHLKNHYDLILLDLQMPLMDGFQVMEGLRELEPDGYLPVLVVTAQPGHKLRALQAGAKDFISKPFELPEVLARVRNMLEVRLLHQRLHASNDLLEQRVRDRTAEVTQSYLELILTMTRAAEHKDENTGAHVRRISYYSRELAGALGLNGEFADRIYVASPMHDIGKIGIPDHILLKPGPLTAEEWVVMKGHTTMGARILGCSKSPYLQMGAEIALDHHERWDGGGYPNGKRGEAISMAARIMNVCDVYDALRSARPYKPSFDHSRTVGIMTRGDGRTQPEHFDPALLAAFQRDLPAFREIFETYAA; this is translated from the coding sequence GTGGTGAATGACTCGGACGTTCTCGGCGGCAAGCTCCTGATCGTGGACGATCAGGCCGTCAACGTCCTCCTGCTCGAACGGATGCTGGGTGGCGCCGGCTATTCCTCGATCGCGTCCACGACCGACCCCGCCGAGGTGTGCGCCCTTCACCTGAAGAACCATTACGACCTGATCCTGCTCGACCTGCAGATGCCCCTCATGGACGGATTCCAGGTCATGGAGGGGCTCAGGGAGCTCGAGCCGGACGGCTACCTTCCGGTGCTCGTCGTCACGGCGCAGCCGGGCCACAAGCTCCGCGCGCTGCAGGCGGGCGCGAAGGACTTCATCAGCAAGCCGTTCGAGCTGCCCGAGGTGCTCGCGCGCGTGAGGAACATGCTGGAGGTGCGCCTCCTGCACCAGAGGCTGCACGCGAGCAACGACCTCCTGGAACAGCGCGTCCGGGACAGGACGGCCGAGGTCACCCAGAGCTACCTGGAGCTCATCCTCACGATGACGCGCGCGGCGGAGCACAAGGACGAGAACACCGGCGCCCACGTGCGACGCATCAGCTACTACAGCCGCGAGCTCGCCGGCGCGCTCGGCCTGAACGGCGAGTTCGCCGACAGGATCTATGTCGCGAGCCCCATGCACGACATCGGCAAGATCGGGATACCCGACCACATCCTCCTGAAGCCGGGGCCGCTGACGGCGGAGGAGTGGGTCGTGATGAAGGGGCATACGACGATGGGAGCGAGGATCCTCGGCTGCAGCAAGTCCCCGTATCTCCAGATGGGCGCCGAGATCGCGCTCGATCACCACGAGCGCTGGGACGGCGGGGGCTACCCCAACGGCAAGAGGGGCGAGGCCATCTCGATGGCCGCGCGGATCATGAACGTCTGCGACGTCTACGACGCCCTCCGGAGCGCCCGGCCCTACAAGCCCTCCTTCGACCATTCCAGGACCGTCGGAATCATGACGCGCGGCGACGGCCGGACCCAGCCGGAGCACTTCGACCCGGCCCTTCTCGCCGCGTTCCAGCGAGACCTCCCGGCGTTCCGCGAGATCTTCGAGACCTACGCGGCCTAG